A DNA window from Elephas maximus indicus isolate mEleMax1 chromosome 17, mEleMax1 primary haplotype, whole genome shotgun sequence contains the following coding sequences:
- the SCN2B gene encoding sodium channel subunit beta-2 produces the protein MHRDAWPPGPAFSLTGLSLFFSLVPPGQSMEVMVPLILNVLNGSDARLPCTFNSCYTVNHKQFSLNWTYQECSNCSEEMFLQFRMKIINLKPEQFRDRVEFSGNPSKYDVSVTLKNVQPEDKGIYNCYIMNPPDRHRGHGRIHLRVLMEEPPERDSTVAVIVGASVGGFLAVVILVLMVVKCVRRKKEQKLSTDDLKTEEEGKTDGEGNADDGTK, from the exons ATGCACAGAGATGCCTGGCCACCTGGCCCTGCCTTCAGTCTCACGGGGCTcagtctctttttctctttgg tgccaccagggcagagCATGGAGGTCATGGTACCCCTTATCCTCAATGTCCTCAATGGCTCTGATGCCCGCCTGCCCTGCACCTTCAACTCCTGCTACACAGTGAACCACAAGCAGTTCTCCTTGAACTGGACGTACCAGGAGTGCAGCAACTGCTCAGAGGAGATG TTCCTCCAGTTCCGCATGAAGATCATCAACCTGAAGCCAGAGCAGTTTCGAGATCGCGTGGAGTTCTCGGGGAACCCCAGCAAGTACGATGTGTCGGTGACGCTGAAAAACGTGCAGCCTGAAGATAAGGGCATCTACAACTGCTACATCATGAACCCGCCCGACCGCCACCGTGGCCACGGCAGGATTCACCTGCGGGTCCTCATGGAAG AACCCCCTGAGCGGGATTCCACAGTGGCAGTGATTGTGGGCGCCTCGGTAGGGGGATTCCTGGCTGTGGTCATCTTGGTGCTGATGGTAGTCAAGTGCGTGAGGAGGAAAAAAGAGCAGAAACTGAGCACTGATGACCTGAAGACCGAGGAAGAAGGCAAGACGGATGGCGAGGGCAATGCGGACGATGGCACCAAGTAA